From one Lycium ferocissimum isolate CSIRO_LF1 chromosome 7, AGI_CSIRO_Lferr_CH_V1, whole genome shotgun sequence genomic stretch:
- the LOC132062742 gene encoding protein TIFY 3B-like gives MIVSSTMNDSADQLSQLALDLFSKYVPKKIQKGIIGNTIGGQRRMSNLESAILPQLGHDMRPPDSQREKSKSEQFTIFYAGTVHVYDNIPVEKAEFVMNLARESSHLSGSTNAKYPPKEIKTTQKSQVPSACKFQADLPIARRKSLKRFFEKRRKRIISKHPYASLARTQHEHECDDQSGNDNLKEKERLLPLCEAKKG, from the exons ATGATTGTTTCATCAACAATGAATGATTCTGCAGATCAATTGTCTCAATTAGCTCTGGATTTGTTCAGCAAGTATGTACCGAAAAAGATACAAAAAGGTATTATaggcaacactattggtggTCAAAGACGGATGTCTAATCTAGAGTCGGCTATTTTACCACAACTTGG GCATGATATGCGGCCTCCAGATTCACAAAGAGAGAAATCTAAATCAGAACAGTTCACTATATTCTACGCTGGGACTGTGCATGTTTATGACAATATTCCTGTTGAAAAG GCAGAGTTTGTTATGAATCTGGCACGTGAAAGTTCACACTTATCTGGTTCTACTAATGCAAAATATCCCCCAAAGGAAATTAAAACAACTCAGAAATCCCAAGTTCCATCAGCCTGTAAATTTCAAGCAG ACCTGCCAATTGCAAGAAGAAAATCCCTGAAAAGATTCTTCGAGAAACGCCGTAAGAG GATTATAAGTAAACACCCTTATGCCTCTCTTGCTCGTACTCAGCATGAACATGAATGTGATGATCAGAGTGGAAATGataatttgaaggaaaaagaaaggttGCTCCCTCTATGTGAAGCAAAGAAGGGCTAG
- the LOC132064546 gene encoding glyoxylase I 4-like yields the protein MGKEIVRAESGDESTFKWSSNSSSTTSSSWFEQEDTRMPLLALNHVSYVCKSVPKSVKFYVEVLGFGLIQRPSSFEFEGAWLFNHGIGIHLLGKKDAPSKHGKINPKDNHISFQCSDMNLIIHRLDEMKIEYVTATVKDGGITVDQLFFHDPDGNMIEICNCQNIPILPISSCPLRKLSNLPTFNQKTMPNSFYGNGTSKKNCLGEMEYQMMESLAMNMMDISF from the exons ATGGGAAAAGAGATAGTGAGAGCTGAATCAGGTGATGAGTCAACCTTCAAATGGTCATCAAATTCATCATCAACTACATCTTCCTCATGGTTTGAACAAGAAGACACTAGGATGCCTTTGTTGGCATTGAACCATGTTTCCTACGTTTGCAAGTCTGTTCCAAAAAGTGTCAAATTCTATGTGGAAGTTCTTGGCTTTGGTCTCATTCAGAGGCCTTCTTCTTTCGAATTTGAAGGAGCTTG GTTGTTCAATCACGGAATTGGAATACATTTGTTAGGAAAAAAAGATGCACCATCAAAGCATGGGAAAATAAACCCAAAAGACAATCACATTTCATTCCAATGCTCAGATATGAACCTTATTATACATAGATTGGATGAGATGAAGATTGAGTATGTTACAGCTACTGTGAAGGATGGTGGAATCACAGTGGATCAACTATTCTTCCATGACCCAGATGGCAACATGATTGAGATATGCAATTGCCAAAATATACCAATTCTTCCAATTTCCTCTTGCCCTCTCAGGAAGCTCTCCAATCTTCCAACGTTTAACCAAAAAACAATGCCTAATTCCTTTTACG GGAATGGAACCAGTAAGAAGAATTGCTTAGGAGAAATGGAATATCAAATGATGGAGAGCTTAGCCATGAATATGATGGACATTTCATTttga
- the LOC132064545 gene encoding probable sodium/metabolite cotransporter BASS1, chloroplastic — MAISLCFSSLISNTKQYPRIPLYKTIKPIFTLTRPKISNPNFQSIRCVSENAQNLDVVPAKSRWENWLSIAASLYPVYVTVGGVVACLKPSTFSWFVKASPTSYSLALWFIMLAMGLTLEIKELLNLLLQRPLSILFGCAAQYTIMPVLGLILSKFLGLSPSNSVGLILLACCPGGTASNVVTLIAQGDVPLSIVMTACTTIGAVLLTPSLTKILAGTYVSVDAIKLSISTLQVVVAPILLGSYMQHKFPKAVKIVTPFAPLLAVLATSLVAASIFSENVGRLRSSVVGISLSSDLPVLTRAQNLLTSEFGLVAVSVASLHFAGFFVGYLSAALVGFSEPQRRAISIEVGMQNSALGVVLATSHFSSSPAVALPAATSAIIMNIMGSCLGFFWRCTNPPQPKISLEVTDKL; from the exons ATGGCAATATCTCTTTGCTTCTCTTCCCTCATTTCAAACACAAAACAATATCCAAGAATCCCTCTTTATAAAACCATCAAGCCCATTTTTACTTTGACAAGGCCAAAAATTTCTAACCCAAATTTTCAGAGCATTAGATGTGTTTCTGAAAATGCTCAGAATCTTGATGTGGTTCCAGCAAAATCCAGATGGGAAAATTGGCTGTCAATTGCAGCAAGTCTTTATCCTGTTTATGTTACTGTTGGTGGGGTTGTTGCCTGTTTAAAGCCATCCACTTTTTCATGGTTTGTCAAGGCTAGTCCTACTTCATATAGTTTGGCTCTTTGGTTTATAATGCTTGCCATGGGTCTTACTTTGGAGATCAAGGAGTTGCTCAATTTGTTATTGCAAAGGCCTCTTTCT ATTCTGTTTGGTTGTGCGGCTCAGTATACAATTATGCCAGTCTTGGGACTGATTCTCAGCAAATTTTTGGGTCTCTCTCCTTCAAATTCAGTTGGTCTGATATTGCTTGCTTGTTGCCCTGGAGGTACAGCATCCAACGTG GTGACCTTAATTGCTCAAGGAGATGTTCCGCTATCAATAGTGATGACAGCATGCACCACTATTGGTGCAGTGCTTCTCACTCCCTCCTTGACAAAAATTCTAGCAGGAACTTATGTTTCTGTGGATGCTATTAAGCTTTCCATCAGCACGCTCCAG GTTGTGGTTGCTCCAATCCTCCTAGGTTCTTATATGCAGCACAAATTTCCGAAAGCAGTGAAAATTGTTACACCTTTTGCTCCCCTTCTAGCTGTCTTAGCTACATCTCTTGTAGCTGCCAG TATATTCTCTGAAAATGTTGGTCGTCTGAGATCTTCGGTGGTTGGCATATCACTCTCTTCTGATTTGCCTGTACTCACTCGTGCTCAGAATTTGCTAACTAGTGAATTTGGGCTCGTTGCGGTGTCTGTTGCATCGCTTCATTTTGCTGGTTTCTTTGTTGG GTATCTTTCTGCTGCTTTGGTTGGGTTCAGTGAACCTCAAAGACGGGCTATATCTATCGAG GTGGgcatgcaaaattctgccttgggAGTGGTTTTAGCGACCTCCCATTTCTCCTCCTCACCAGCAGTTGCATTACCTGCTGCAACTTCAGCGATCATTATGAACATAATGGGTAGTTGTTTAGGTTTCTTTTGGAGATGTACTAACCCTCCTCAACCAAAGATTAGTCTTGAAGTGACTGATAAATTATGA